In the Elizabethkingia bruuniana genome, CGATGAAAGACTTCAAAAGGTTGAAAATAAGATAGCTAAAAGCTCAGAACTGGAAGAATTTCTTAAGGCTACATCTGTAAAAGTAGATGATATAAACCCAATTCTGGAAGAAAACAGTTCAAGCCCTGTAAATCAAAGTTTTAGAGCAGCACAAATACTGACAAGACCTAATATAGACCTTAATAAACTTTGTGCTATAGAGGAAATCAAGAATAAGGCTGCAGAATATACAGACGAAGTAAGAGAACAGGCTGAAATCAATATAAAATACAAGGGATATATAGATAAAGAAAAGGAAAATGTTGCCAAACTTCACAGACTTGAAAATATAAAAATTCCTGAAAATTTTGATTATTCTAAAGTAAACAGCCTTTCAGCAGAAGCTAAACAAAAGCTTTCTTCTGTTCGTCCGGAAACAATTGCACAAGCAGGAAGAATTAGCGGGGTCTCCCCTGCCGATATAAATATTCTGCTTATTTTTCTTGGTAGATAATTATATATGTTTCACGTGAAACATTAACGAAAAATACTATTAAAACAATCATAAGTTATGGTTGTTTTAATTTTTTCTATATGTTTGTATAAAGAAGATTTTTTAGATGAAAATAAAAGATTTATTCCTCACTCAGGAAGAATTTGAAGTAAAAGAAATTTCGGAAGGAATCCTGAAAACATTTCCAGTGCCCGAAAATTTATCAAAATATTACGAAAGCAAAGATTATATTTCGCATCACCAGGAAGACAAATCTTTAAAAACAAAGATTTATAAATTCTTTCAACAATTCAATTTAAAATACAAAAAATCTATTTTAGATACAGAAGTAAAAACGGGAAAAAAGATCTTGGATTACGGATGTGGAGCTGGAGAATTTCTGAATTTTATAAAAACCAGTTATGAAGTATACGGCATAGAACCAAATGAAAGTGCCAGGAATGCTGCAAAACAAAAAACAGGAGAAGCGAATATTAAAAATAATCTTTCTGAAATTGAAGATTATTCTTTAGATGCAATGACCTTATGGCATGTCTTTGAGCATATTGACAACTATGAAGAATTTTTAGAAGAAGTTTACAAAAAAATTAAGCCAAAAGGAAAATTGATAATAGCTGTTCCAAATTACAAAAGTCACGATGCTGAGTATTATAAAGAATACTGGGCAGCTTATGATGTTCCACGTCACATCTTCCATTTTTCTAAAGAAGGAATAAAATCTATTTTCAATAATGAAAGGTGGTCGTTAAAAAAAATTAGCCCTCTCCTACTCGACTCCTATTACATCTCTATAATAAGTGAAAAGTATAAGAAAAATTCATTTTCCTGGCTAAAAGGAGGAATTCGCGGAGTAATTTCTAACAGTAAAGCGTCAAAAACAGGAGATTTTTCCTCATTGATATATATTATCGAAAAAATATAGAAAATAGAAATAAGACCTATTTCTGAAGGTCGATTTTAAACATAAAAGAGCAAAAACTGATGTTTTGCTCTTTTATGTTATGAAAATTTAGAAATCTTAAAGTATTCCAGATCCTCCAATTTTATATTCTTAGTTCCTTCAGAAAATAAAAATCCAACTCATTACTAAATTT is a window encoding:
- a CDS encoding class I SAM-dependent methyltransferase, yielding MKIKDLFLTQEEFEVKEISEGILKTFPVPENLSKYYESKDYISHHQEDKSLKTKIYKFFQQFNLKYKKSILDTEVKTGKKILDYGCGAGEFLNFIKTSYEVYGIEPNESARNAAKQKTGEANIKNNLSEIEDYSLDAMTLWHVFEHIDNYEEFLEEVYKKIKPKGKLIIAVPNYKSHDAEYYKEYWAAYDVPRHIFHFSKEGIKSIFNNERWSLKKISPLLLDSYYISIISEKYKKNSFSWLKGGIRGVISNSKASKTGDFSSLIYIIEKI